In Streptomyces sp. NBC_01551, one DNA window encodes the following:
- a CDS encoding SulP family inorganic anion transporter, with translation MTATSPPRTAKGLPSRLPPDLPADLSASIAVFLIALPLSLGIALATGAPLQAGLVAAAVGGIVAGRLGGAPLQVSGPAAGLTVVTAELIQRYGWRTTCAITVLAGCCQLGLALLRTARSALMVSPAIVHGMLAGIGVTIAIAQLHIVLGGTPQSSVVANVQALPAQLADLHPVALGISALTMVVLLGWPRLPGRAGKALRKVPAALAAVATATAFAALAGLSLPRVDLPSWRSHALPELPEGPVLGIIAAVLTITLVGSVESLLSAVATDKLIASERGTANRPPRADLNRELRGQGAANIVSGALGGLPVTGVAVRSVANVKSGAASRKSAMFHGLWVLIAAGLLVPVLDLIPLAALAALVMAVGVQMVSINHLRSVTRHREVLVYATTIAGVVLGGVLEGVAIGIAVAVALALYRLTRTRITVEELDGVHRVWARGQLTFLAVPRLSRVLNQIPHDGEAVVELDGSFMDHAAYETLQDWQDSHVAHGGSVEVTGRSGAKIPETDRHGRGAHHCCRPWTPWQNHCAHRSADDLTMPSAAEAAGAAGDAQAEPRRSGAGRLASGISAFQRDTAPHVRDELARLAREGQRPSQLFLTCADSRLVTSMITASGPGDLFTVRNVGNLVPLPGAEATDDSVAAAIEYAVDVLKVDSITVCGHSGCGAMQALLNSTPDAPMTPLRRWLRHGLPSLERMASRHHAWARISGRLPADAVEQLCLTNVVQQLEHLRAHESVARRLAEGTLELHGMYFHVGEAQAYLLSEGEDFFDCRVFDSVRPTGRGPAQSGHSVASGRV, from the coding sequence ATGACAGCCACCTCCCCGCCACGCACCGCCAAGGGCCTCCCCTCCCGGCTTCCCCCCGACCTCCCGGCGGACCTGTCCGCCTCCATCGCCGTCTTCCTGATCGCCCTGCCGCTCTCCCTCGGCATCGCCCTGGCCACCGGCGCCCCGCTCCAGGCCGGTCTGGTGGCCGCCGCCGTCGGCGGGATCGTGGCCGGGCGGCTCGGCGGCGCCCCGCTCCAGGTGAGCGGACCGGCCGCCGGACTCACCGTCGTCACCGCCGAGTTGATCCAGCGCTACGGATGGCGGACCACCTGTGCCATCACGGTGCTCGCCGGCTGCTGCCAGCTCGGTCTCGCCCTGCTGCGCACCGCCCGGTCGGCGCTGATGGTCAGCCCGGCCATCGTCCACGGCATGCTCGCGGGCATCGGCGTGACCATCGCCATCGCCCAGCTGCACATCGTGCTCGGCGGCACCCCGCAGAGCTCCGTCGTCGCCAACGTCCAGGCCCTGCCCGCGCAGTTGGCCGATCTGCATCCGGTCGCGCTCGGCATCAGCGCGCTGACCATGGTCGTCCTGCTCGGCTGGCCGCGCCTGCCCGGGCGGGCCGGGAAGGCCCTGCGCAAGGTGCCGGCCGCGCTCGCCGCCGTCGCCACCGCGACGGCGTTCGCGGCGCTGGCCGGGCTCAGCCTGCCCCGGGTGGACCTGCCGTCCTGGCGCAGCCACGCCCTGCCCGAGCTGCCCGAGGGCCCGGTCCTCGGGATCATCGCCGCCGTCCTGACGATCACGCTGGTCGGCAGCGTGGAGTCGCTGCTGTCGGCGGTCGCGACCGACAAGCTGATCGCCTCCGAGCGCGGTACGGCGAACCGCCCGCCGCGCGCCGATCTCAACCGCGAGCTGCGCGGCCAGGGCGCGGCCAACATCGTCTCCGGAGCGCTGGGCGGGCTGCCCGTCACGGGGGTGGCCGTCCGCAGCGTGGCGAACGTCAAGTCGGGTGCGGCCAGCCGGAAATCGGCCATGTTCCACGGGCTGTGGGTGCTGATCGCGGCCGGGCTGCTCGTGCCGGTCCTCGACCTGATCCCGCTGGCGGCGCTGGCCGCGCTGGTGATGGCGGTGGGCGTGCAGATGGTCAGCATCAACCACCTGCGCAGTGTCACCCGGCACCGGGAGGTTCTCGTCTACGCCACGACCATCGCGGGCGTCGTCCTCGGCGGGGTGCTGGAGGGGGTCGCGATCGGCATCGCGGTCGCCGTGGCGCTGGCCCTGTACCGGCTGACCCGGACGCGGATCACCGTGGAGGAGCTCGACGGAGTCCACCGGGTGTGGGCGCGCGGGCAGTTGACCTTCCTCGCGGTGCCGCGCCTGAGCCGGGTGCTGAACCAGATCCCGCACGACGGGGAGGCGGTGGTCGAGCTCGACGGCTCGTTCATGGACCACGCGGCGTACGAGACGCTCCAGGACTGGCAGGACTCCCATGTGGCGCACGGGGGCTCGGTGGAGGTCACCGGCCGCTCCGGCGCCAAGATCCCCGAGACGGACCGGCACGGGCGCGGGGCGCACCACTGCTGTCGTCCCTGGACCCCGTGGCAGAACCACTGCGCCCACCGCTCGGCCGACGATCTTACGATGCCCAGCGCGGCGGAAGCCGCGGGCGCGGCCGGCGACGCCCAGGCGGAGCCCCGCCGTAGCGGGGCGGGCCGACTGGCCAGCGGAATCAGCGCGTTCCAGCGGGATACCGCCCCACATGTCCGCGATGAGCTGGCCCGGCTCGCCCGCGAGGGGCAGCGGCCCTCCCAACTGTTCCTCACCTGTGCCGATTCCCGTCTGGTGACGAGCATGATCACGGCCAGCGGCCCCGGCGACCTCTTCACGGTCCGCAACGTCGGCAACCTGGTCCCGCTGCCGGGGGCCGAGGCGACGGACGACTCGGTCGCGGCGGCCATCGAGTACGCCGTGGACGTGCTGAAGGTGGACAGCATCACGGTGTGCGGGCACTCCGGCTGCGGGGCCATGCAGGCGCTGCTGAACAGCACGCCGGACGCGCCGATGACCCCGCTGCGGCGCTGGCTGCGGCACGGGCTGCCCAGCCTGGAGCGGATGGCCAGCCGGCACCACGCCTGGGCCCGGATCTCCGGGCGGCTCCCGGCGGACGCGGTCGAGCAGCTCTGCCTGACCAACGTCGTACAGCAGCTGGAGCACCTGCGGGCACACGAGTCGGTGGCCCGGCGGCTCGCCGAGGGCACCCTGGAGCTGCACGGGATGTACTTCCACGTGGGCGAGGCGCAGGCGTACCTGCTCTCCGAGGGCGAGGACTTCTTCGACTGCCGGGTCTTCGACAGCGTCCGTCCTACCGGGCGCGGACCGGCGCAGTCAGGCCACAGCGTGGCGTCCGGCCGGGTGTGA
- a CDS encoding ATP-binding protein, translating to MKIAFVGKGGSGKTTLSSLFIRHLAANEARVVAVDADINQHLAAALGLGEDEAAALPAMGAHLPLIKEYLRGANPRIASADSMIKTTPPGSGSRLLRVSEDNPVYEACARTLVLDGEPVRLMATGPFTESDLGVACYHSKVGAVELCLNHLVDGRDEYVVVDMTAGSDSFASGMFTRFDMTFLVAEPTRKGVSVYRQYKEYARDFGVCLKVVGNKVQGPEDIEFLQDEVGEDLLVTVGHSDWVRAMEKGRPAAFELLEATNRFALQTLQDAADDSYAQRDWARYTEQMVHFHLRNAESWGNAKTGVDLAAQVDPAFVLHEGLASGLEELTGNLVSSSG from the coding sequence ATGAAGATCGCTTTCGTGGGAAAGGGCGGCAGCGGGAAGACCACGCTGTCCTCCCTCTTCATCCGCCACCTCGCCGCCAATGAAGCCCGTGTCGTCGCGGTGGACGCCGACATCAACCAGCACCTCGCCGCCGCCCTCGGGCTCGGCGAGGACGAGGCCGCCGCGCTGCCCGCGATGGGTGCGCACCTGCCGCTGATCAAGGAGTACCTGCGCGGCGCGAACCCGCGCATCGCGTCCGCCGACTCCATGATCAAGACGACCCCGCCCGGATCCGGCTCGCGTCTGCTGCGGGTCTCCGAGGACAACCCCGTCTACGAGGCCTGCGCGCGCACCCTCGTACTCGACGGGGAGCCGGTGCGGCTGATGGCCACCGGGCCGTTCACCGAGTCCGATCTCGGTGTGGCCTGCTACCACTCGAAGGTCGGGGCGGTGGAGCTGTGCCTCAACCACCTGGTCGACGGCCGCGACGAGTACGTCGTCGTCGACATGACGGCCGGCTCGGACTCCTTCGCGTCGGGCATGTTCACCCGCTTCGACATGACCTTCCTGGTCGCCGAGCCGACCCGCAAGGGCGTCTCCGTCTACCGCCAGTACAAGGAGTACGCGCGGGACTTCGGCGTCTGCCTGAAGGTGGTCGGCAACAAGGTCCAGGGCCCCGAGGACATCGAGTTCCTCCAGGACGAGGTGGGCGAGGACCTGCTGGTCACCGTCGGGCACTCCGACTGGGTGCGGGCGATGGAGAAGGGCCGCCCGGCCGCCTTCGAGCTGTTGGAGGCGACGAACCGATTCGCCCTCCAGACGCTCCAGGACGCGGCGGACGACTCGTACGCCCAGCGCGACTGGGCCCGGTACACCGAGCAGATGGTGCACTTCCACCTGCGCAACGCCGAGAGCTGGGGCAACGCGAAGACCGGGGTCGACCTGGCGGCCCAGGTCGACCCCGCGTTCGTGCTCCACGAGGGGTTGGCGAGCGGACTGGAGGAGCTGACGGGGAACCTCGTCAGCAGTTCCGGCTAG
- a CDS encoding oxidoreductase, whose product MSSASDPLAPLGSLPGVAESVDSVRKAVDRVYGHRVMRRRSGEITSEAALRGARGSAALSGADWALEEVRRRTDFGAESEARTVGAALRLTAEAGQLLSIWRQSPLRVLARLHLVASGSTADGDTVGRPRLAGEPVDEPLITLPLPGADEVAGRLDGLSRLIIAGGSAPALITAAVVHGELLALRPFGSYNGLVARAAERIVLINSGLDPKAICPAEVGHAEQGREAYLAAFEGYVSGTPEGMAVWIAHCGRAVELGVRESTAVCEALQRGAA is encoded by the coding sequence ATGAGTAGCGCTTCCGACCCCCTGGCACCCCTGGGTTCGCTCCCGGGCGTGGCCGAGTCCGTGGATTCCGTACGCAAGGCAGTGGACCGGGTCTACGGGCACCGGGTCATGCGCCGCCGCAGCGGGGAGATCACCTCGGAGGCCGCGCTGCGCGGCGCCCGGGGGAGCGCGGCGCTGTCCGGCGCGGACTGGGCCCTGGAGGAGGTGCGCCGCCGGACCGACTTCGGCGCCGAGTCCGAGGCGCGCACGGTGGGCGCGGCGCTGCGGCTGACGGCGGAGGCCGGGCAGCTGCTGAGCATCTGGCGCCAGTCGCCGCTACGGGTCCTCGCGCGGCTCCACCTGGTCGCGTCGGGCTCGACGGCCGACGGGGACACCGTGGGCCGCCCCCGTCTGGCGGGCGAACCGGTGGACGAGCCGCTGATCACCCTGCCGCTCCCGGGCGCGGACGAGGTCGCGGGCCGGCTGGACGGGCTGTCCCGGCTGATCATCGCGGGCGGTTCGGCCCCCGCGCTGATCACGGCGGCAGTGGTGCACGGTGAACTCCTCGCCCTGCGGCCGTTCGGCTCGTACAACGGCCTGGTCGCGCGGGCGGCGGAGCGGATCGTCCTGATCAACAGCGGCTTGGACCCGAAGGCGATCTGCCCGGCGGAGGTAGGCCACGCCGAGCAGGGCCGGGAGGCGTACCTGGCGGCCTTCGAGGGCTACGTCTCCGGCACCCCGGAAGGCATGGCGGTCTGGATCGCCCACTGCGGCCGCGCGGTCGAACTCGGAGTCCGGGAGTCGACGGCGGTCTGCGAGGCCCTCCAGCGAGGCGCGGCGTAA
- a CDS encoding HAD family phosphatase: protein MVGAYARGVENQPLPHSLPRTAAFFDLDKTVIAKSSTLTFSKSFYQGGLINRRAVLRTAYTQFIFLAGGADHDQMERMREYLSALCKGWNVQQVREIVAEALHDLIDPIIYDEAASLIEAHHTAGRDVVIVSTSGAEVVEPIGEMLGADRVVATRMVVGEDGCFTGEIDYYAYGPTKAEAVRELAESEGYDLARCYAYSDSITDVPMLEAVGHPHAVNPDRALRREAVAREWPVLVFNRPVRLKQRLPGFAMGGRPALVAAAAVGAAAATAGLVWYASRRRALSAAASA from the coding sequence ATGGTGGGCGCATATGCTCGGGGCGTGGAAAACCAGCCCTTGCCGCACTCCTTGCCTCGTACCGCAGCCTTCTTCGACCTGGACAAGACGGTCATTGCGAAGTCGAGCACTCTGACGTTCAGCAAGTCCTTCTACCAAGGCGGCCTGATCAACCGCCGGGCCGTGCTGCGCACCGCGTACACCCAGTTCATCTTCCTGGCCGGCGGCGCCGACCACGACCAGATGGAGCGGATGCGGGAGTACCTGTCCGCCCTCTGCAAGGGGTGGAACGTGCAGCAGGTGCGAGAGATCGTCGCCGAGGCCCTGCACGACCTCATCGACCCGATCATCTACGACGAGGCCGCGTCCCTGATCGAGGCCCACCACACGGCGGGCCGTGACGTGGTGATCGTGTCGACCTCCGGCGCGGAAGTGGTCGAGCCGATCGGCGAGATGCTCGGCGCGGACCGGGTCGTCGCCACGCGGATGGTGGTCGGCGAGGACGGGTGCTTCACCGGGGAGATCGACTATTACGCGTACGGGCCGACGAAGGCGGAGGCCGTGCGGGAGCTCGCGGAGTCCGAGGGGTACGACCTCGCGCGGTGCTACGCGTACAGCGACTCGATCACGGATGTGCCGATGCTGGAGGCCGTGGGGCATCCGCATGCGGTGAATCCCGACCGGGCGTTGCGGCGGGAGGCGGTGGCGCGGGAGTGGCCGGTGCTGGTGTTCAACAGGCCGGTGCGGTTGAAGCAGCGGCTGCCGGGGTTTGCGATGGGTGGGCGGCCGGCGTTGGTCGCTGCCGCGGCCGTGGGCGCTGCCGCTGCTACCGCCGGGCTGGTTTGGTACGCCAGTCGGCGGCGGGCCCTTTCGGCTGCCGCCTCGGCCTGA
- the ssd gene encoding septum site-determining protein Ssd: MGAAGAGGGRPLIITEDPLLLDDLLRLCAAAGAEPHVHHAVPEQSGTGGAGGEAVAGEARGGVGWESAPLVLVGDDAARRARGAPRRDGVFLVGRELDDPLVWQRAVEIGAEEVLRLPDAENRLVDRIADVVEGAGKPALAVGVIGGSGGAGASTLACALAIRAARAGERTILIDGDPLGGGMDVLLGGEGAEGLRWPDFAGSRGRVGAGALEESLPELHALRVLSWDRGERVVVPPAAMRSVVAAARRRGGVVVVDLPRRVDEAVAEVLAQLDLVLMVVPGELRAVAAAGRVAAGVRMVARDVRVVVRGRCPGGLDAEAVAGLLGVPLAGEVPVEVGLPGRVAEGEPPGSQRRGALARFCDGFWQRALGPAQGVPA; this comes from the coding sequence GTGGGCGCGGCCGGGGCCGGTGGCGGACGGCCGCTGATCATCACCGAGGACCCCTTGCTGCTCGACGACCTGCTGCGGCTGTGCGCCGCCGCGGGCGCCGAGCCGCATGTGCACCATGCGGTGCCCGAGCAAAGCGGGACCGGCGGTGCCGGGGGTGAGGCAGTCGCCGGTGAGGCGCGCGGGGGAGTCGGATGGGAGTCCGCGCCGCTCGTCCTCGTCGGGGACGACGCCGCCCGGCGGGCGCGCGGGGCGCCGCGCCGGGACGGGGTGTTCCTCGTCGGCCGGGAGCTGGACGACCCCCTGGTGTGGCAGCGGGCGGTGGAGATCGGCGCCGAGGAGGTGCTGCGGCTCCCCGACGCCGAGAACCGGCTCGTCGACCGCATCGCCGATGTGGTGGAAGGGGCCGGGAAGCCCGCCCTCGCCGTCGGGGTGATCGGCGGCAGCGGCGGGGCCGGAGCCTCCACCCTCGCCTGCGCCCTGGCCATCAGGGCCGCCCGGGCCGGGGAGCGCACCATCCTCATCGACGGTGACCCGCTCGGCGGCGGCATGGACGTACTGCTCGGCGGCGAGGGCGCCGAGGGGCTGCGCTGGCCGGACTTCGCCGGCTCGCGGGGCCGCGTCGGCGCCGGAGCGCTGGAGGAGTCCCTGCCCGAACTGCACGCGCTGAGGGTGCTCAGCTGGGACCGGGGCGAGCGGGTGGTCGTGCCGCCCGCCGCGATGCGGTCCGTCGTGGCCGCCGCCCGACGGCGGGGCGGGGTCGTGGTGGTCGACCTGCCGCGCCGGGTGGACGAGGCCGTGGCCGAGGTGCTGGCCCAGCTGGACCTGGTGCTGATGGTGGTTCCGGGCGAGCTGCGGGCGGTGGCCGCGGCGGGCCGCGTCGCTGCCGGGGTACGGATGGTCGCCCGGGACGTCCGCGTCGTCGTACGGGGCCGCTGCCCGGGCGGGCTCGATGCCGAGGCGGTCGCCGGCCTGCTGGGCGTCCCGCTGGCCGGCGAGGTGCCGGTCGAGGTCGGCCTGCCCGGGAGGGTGGCCGAGGGAGAACCGCCCGGGTCGCAGCGGCGCGGCGCGCTGGCCCGGTTCTGCGACGGCTTCTGGCAGCGGGCGCTCGGCCCCGCCCAGGGGGTGCCGGCATGA
- a CDS encoding TadA family conjugal transfer-associated ATPase, whose amino-acid sequence MSAVLLDAVRQRLAESGAEPTPARVAAALRAQGRLLGDAEVLGAAAELRSELVGAGPLEALLADPEVTDVLVAAPDRVWVDRGGGLELTEVTFPDAEAVRRLAQRLAAVAGRRLDDARPWVDARMPDGTRLHAVLPPVAVGSACLSLRVVRPRAFTLEELVAAGTLPPGGQKLLRAMVEARLSFLVSGGTGTGKTTLLSTLLGLVGPAERIVLAEDSAELRPDHPHVVRLETRPANQEGAGLVTLADLVRQALRMRPDRLVVGEVRGAEVATLLAALNTGHEGGCGTVHANAAAHVPARLEALGTAAGLDRASLHSQLAAALSLVVHLVRDRDGRRRVAEVHVLERDPAGLVVTVPALRWAARGFVRERGWERLRPLMGGAR is encoded by the coding sequence ATGAGCGCGGTACTGCTGGACGCGGTGCGCCAGCGCCTCGCCGAGAGCGGGGCGGAGCCGACCCCGGCCAGGGTCGCGGCCGCCCTGCGGGCCCAGGGCCGGCTGCTGGGCGACGCGGAAGTACTGGGTGCCGCCGCCGAGTTACGGTCCGAGCTGGTCGGCGCGGGCCCCCTGGAGGCGCTGCTCGCCGATCCCGAGGTCACCGACGTGCTGGTGGCGGCCCCCGATCGGGTGTGGGTGGACCGGGGCGGCGGGCTGGAGCTGACCGAAGTGACCTTCCCGGACGCCGAGGCCGTGCGCAGGCTGGCCCAGCGGCTCGCCGCCGTCGCGGGACGGCGGCTGGACGACGCCCGGCCGTGGGTGGACGCCCGGATGCCGGACGGCACCCGGCTCCATGCGGTCCTGCCGCCGGTCGCGGTCGGGTCCGCCTGCCTCTCCCTGCGCGTGGTGCGGCCCCGCGCGTTCACGCTGGAGGAACTCGTCGCGGCGGGAACACTGCCGCCCGGCGGACAGAAACTGCTGCGGGCGATGGTGGAGGCCCGGCTGTCGTTCCTCGTCTCCGGCGGGACCGGCACGGGCAAGACCACCCTGCTCAGCACCCTGTTGGGGCTGGTGGGCCCGGCGGAGCGGATCGTACTGGCCGAGGATTCGGCCGAGCTGCGCCCCGACCATCCGCATGTGGTGCGGCTGGAGACCCGGCCGGCCAACCAGGAGGGCGCGGGGCTGGTCACCCTGGCCGATCTGGTCCGCCAAGCGCTGCGGATGCGGCCGGACCGGCTCGTCGTCGGGGAGGTCCGGGGGGCCGAAGTGGCCACTCTCCTCGCCGCGTTGAACACCGGGCACGAAGGCGGCTGCGGCACCGTCCACGCGAACGCGGCCGCGCACGTCCCGGCCCGGCTGGAGGCGCTCGGGACGGCCGCCGGGCTGGATCGGGCCTCCCTGCACAGCCAGTTGGCGGCCGCGCTGAGCCTGGTCGTGCATCTCGTCCGGGACCGGGACGGGCGCCGCCGGGTCGCCGAGGTGCATGTGCTGGAACGGGATCCGGCGGGGCTGGTCGTCACGGTGCCCGCGCTGCGCTGGGCGGCGCGCGGGTTCGTACGGGAGCGGGGCTGGGAGCGGCTGCGACCGCTGATGGGCGGTGCGCGGTGA
- a CDS encoding type II secretion system F family protein: MNAGAALPVPVFAGVLCAGAAAWGLAGGDRVSRRARVLLAGGGPVVPGGPVRWERLVVGVRVRAAGRREWGCLGVGLVVALLGGSVIPVVLGAAAVPLVRRWLRARERERARAARAAEVVALCGAAVGELRAGAQPGQALTAAIRRTASGPGGPGAAEAGVLAAAAFGGDVPGALRLAAREPGAEGLAGMAACWRVSVDGGAGLAAGLDRLEGALRAERDRRESLRAQLAGARSTAVVLALLPLVGLLIGTGLGADPLRVLLHTPVGWGCLGAGGVLEALGLLWCRRIVGAGEW, translated from the coding sequence GTGAACGCCGGGGCGGCGCTGCCGGTGCCGGTGTTCGCCGGGGTGCTGTGCGCCGGAGCGGCGGCCTGGGGGCTGGCCGGGGGCGACCGGGTGTCCCGGCGGGCCCGGGTGCTCCTGGCTGGAGGCGGCCCCGTGGTGCCGGGCGGGCCGGTGCGCTGGGAGCGGCTCGTGGTCGGGGTTCGGGTGCGGGCGGCAGGCCGGCGCGAGTGGGGCTGCCTGGGCGTCGGTCTCGTGGTCGCGCTGCTCGGCGGGTCGGTGATCCCGGTGGTGCTGGGCGCGGCGGCCGTACCGCTGGTGCGGCGGTGGCTGCGGGCCCGGGAGCGGGAGCGCGCCCGGGCGGCCCGGGCGGCGGAGGTGGTGGCGCTGTGCGGGGCGGCGGTGGGCGAACTGCGGGCCGGAGCGCAGCCCGGGCAGGCGCTGACCGCGGCGATACGGCGTACCGCGTCGGGCCCGGGCGGCCCGGGCGCCGCGGAGGCCGGGGTGCTGGCTGCGGCGGCGTTCGGCGGGGACGTACCGGGCGCGCTGCGGCTGGCGGCCCGGGAGCCGGGCGCGGAGGGGCTGGCCGGGATGGCGGCCTGCTGGCGGGTCTCGGTGGACGGCGGCGCGGGCCTGGCGGCCGGGCTGGACCGGCTGGAGGGGGCGCTGCGGGCCGAGCGGGACCGGCGGGAGTCCCTGCGGGCCCAACTGGCCGGAGCCCGCTCGACCGCGGTGGTACTGGCCCTCCTCCCACTGGTGGGCCTGCTCATCGGCACCGGGCTCGGGGCGGACCCGCTGCGCGTGCTGCTGCACACCCCGGTCGGGTGGGGCTGCCTGGGGGCGGGCGGGGTGCTGGAGGCGCTGGGGCTGCTGTGGTGCCGGCGGATCGTGGGAGCGGGGGAATGGTGA
- a CDS encoding type II secretion system F family protein translates to MTGFVVHRLGMALCLAMAVLCAGSAVAARIRERAARRRIGVLLAVFPVRRGPVLDRRIRGLARAWAWPAGALLAGWALVGGAVGVLIGCGAAFGAWRWARRARPPAGVDPREAERQLPFAADLLAACLAAGAGPVEAAEVVGESLGGPVGERLALAGAELRLGGEPGSAWGRLAEIPGARGLAECLERAARTGAPAAEPVSRMAAALREDRTRRAGARAQRAAVLVTAPVGLCFLPAFLAVGVAPVVIGMASGLLSNT, encoded by the coding sequence ATGACCGGATTCGTGGTCCACAGGCTGGGGATGGCGCTGTGCCTCGCGATGGCGGTGCTGTGCGCGGGGTCGGCGGTGGCCGCCCGGATACGGGAGCGGGCGGCCCGCCGCCGGATCGGCGTCCTGCTGGCGGTGTTTCCGGTGCGGCGTGGGCCGGTGTTAGACCGGCGGATACGGGGCCTGGCACGGGCCTGGGCCTGGCCGGCCGGGGCGCTGCTGGCGGGCTGGGCGCTGGTCGGCGGCGCGGTGGGCGTGCTGATCGGCTGCGGGGCGGCGTTCGGGGCGTGGCGCTGGGCGCGCCGGGCGCGACCGCCGGCCGGGGTGGACCCGAGGGAGGCGGAGCGTCAGTTGCCGTTCGCGGCGGACCTGTTGGCCGCCTGCCTGGCGGCCGGGGCGGGGCCCGTGGAGGCGGCGGAGGTGGTGGGCGAGTCGCTGGGAGGCCCGGTGGGCGAGCGGCTGGCCCTGGCCGGGGCGGAACTCCGGCTCGGCGGCGAACCGGGGTCGGCGTGGGGGAGGTTGGCGGAGATACCGGGAGCCCGGGGGCTCGCGGAGTGCCTGGAGCGGGCGGCGCGCACCGGGGCGCCGGCGGCGGAGCCGGTCTCCCGGATGGCGGCGGCCCTGCGCGAGGACCGGACCCGCCGGGCGGGCGCCCGGGCACAGCGGGCGGCGGTGCTCGTCACGGCGCCGGTGGGCCTGTGTTTCCTTCCCGCGTTTCTCGCGGTGGGGGTGGCTCCGGTGGTGATCGGTATGGCTTCCGGGCTCCTCTCGAACACCTGA
- a CDS encoding DUF4244 domain-containing protein yields the protein MRIIWFRVRKALSGHRSDAGMSTSEYAMGTIAACAFAAVLYKVVTSDVVSTALQSTIGKALDVPF from the coding sequence ATGAGGATCATCTGGTTTCGTGTGCGGAAGGCGCTGAGCGGTCATCGGAGCGATGCGGGGATGTCCACTTCGGAATACGCCATGGGCACGATCGCGGCGTGTGCATTCGCGGCCGTTCTGTACAAGGTGGTGACGAGTGACGTGGTCTCCACGGCCCTTCAGTCGACCATCGGGAAGGCGCTCGATGTGCCGTTCTGA
- a CDS encoding TadE family type IV pilus minor pilin has translation MCRSEKTPRDGGYVTAEAALVIPALVLFAALLVWALMAAAAQIRCVDAARAGARAASRSEPRDTALAAAKAAAPPGAQVALTRSGDLWHVRVTAPPPGPHTLPFRLSAEAASLAEDTVGPPP, from the coding sequence ATGTGCCGTTCTGAGAAAACTCCGCGCGACGGCGGATATGTGACGGCGGAAGCCGCGCTGGTCATCCCGGCTCTGGTTCTCTTCGCGGCGCTGCTGGTGTGGGCGCTGATGGCGGCGGCCGCGCAGATCCGCTGCGTGGACGCGGCCCGCGCCGGCGCGCGGGCGGCGTCCCGCTCGGAGCCGAGGGACACCGCTCTGGCGGCAGCCAAGGCTGCCGCCCCGCCGGGCGCGCAGGTGGCCCTGACCCGCTCGGGCGACCTCTGGCACGTCCGCGTAACAGCCCCTCCACCGGGCCCCCACACCCTCCCCTTCCGCCTGTCCGCCGAGGCGGCGTCCCTGGCGGAAGACACCGTGGGGCCACCGCCGTGA
- a CDS encoding Rv3654c family TadE-like protein — translation MTTDRCRERGSATVWGALVATVLVAVFGGVLLLGQAVVARHRAAAAADLAALAAAASWAHGPETACATAMRVARAQGATLTSCTLRGEISEISARAPTGPFAPAATARAGPPLAPAG, via the coding sequence GTGACCACCGACCGGTGCCGGGAGCGGGGCTCGGCGACGGTGTGGGGCGCGCTGGTCGCGACGGTGCTGGTGGCGGTGTTCGGCGGCGTGCTGCTGCTCGGGCAGGCGGTGGTCGCGCGACACCGGGCCGCCGCAGCCGCCGACCTGGCGGCGCTCGCGGCGGCGGCGAGCTGGGCCCACGGCCCCGAGACGGCGTGCGCCACGGCCATGCGCGTGGCCCGCGCCCAGGGCGCAACGCTGACGTCCTGCACCCTGCGGGGCGAGATCTCCGAGATCTCGGCCCGCGCCCCGACGGGCCCTTTCGCCCCCGCCGCCACCGCCCGCGCGGGCCCGCCCCTGGCTCCCGCCGGGTGA